One part of the Sphingopyxis sp. TUF1 genome encodes these proteins:
- a CDS encoding RcnB family protein, producing the protein MKKMFGGLLIAATILTPIAPAAAQATGERVQIAQRGDRGDRGPRGPEARGGDRSNEARPQRQQRSEMRAERRNDQPRRADRPQRGNDQQRQQWQQQRAAQQQRQTQQQVQRQRGGTYDRNRDGRTDRQWDRNRDGQVDRQWDRNNNNRVDRRYDRNRNGDLDRRWDRNNNDRVDRRYDQNRNGYVDRRYRDGRHDRYDRNQSRWNRDWRSDRRYDWRNYRERNRSYYRMPRYYNPYRGYNYTRFSIGFTLGSLFYSQRYWINNPSYYRLPPAYGGYRWVRYYDDALLVDTYSGEVVDVIYDFFW; encoded by the coding sequence ATGAAAAAGATGTTTGGAGGGTTGCTGATCGCTGCGACGATCCTGACCCCGATCGCCCCCGCCGCCGCGCAGGCGACGGGCGAGCGGGTGCAGATCGCGCAGCGTGGCGACCGAGGCGACCGTGGCCCGCGCGGTCCGGAGGCGCGCGGCGGCGACCGTAGCAACGAAGCCCGCCCGCAGCGCCAGCAGCGAAGCGAAATGCGCGCCGAGCGCCGCAACGATCAGCCGCGCCGTGCGGACCGCCCGCAGCGCGGCAATGATCAGCAGCGCCAGCAGTGGCAACAGCAGCGCGCTGCGCAACAGCAACGCCAGACCCAACAGCAGGTCCAGCGCCAGCGCGGCGGCACCTATGATCGCAACCGCGACGGTCGCACCGACCGCCAGTGGGACCGCAACCGCGATGGCCAGGTCGATCGCCAGTGGGATCGCAACAATAACAACCGTGTCGACCGGCGCTATGACCGCAATCGCAATGGTGACCTCGATCGCCGCTGGGATCGTAACAACAACGACCGCGTCGATCGCCGTTACGACCAAAACCGCAACGGCTATGTCGATCGCCGCTATCGCGATGGGCGCCACGACCGTTACGACCGCAACCAGAGCCGCTGGAACCGCGACTGGCGCAGTGATCGCCGCTACGACTGGCGAAACTACCGCGAGCGGAACCGCAGCTATTACCGGATGCCGCGCTACTACAACCCCTATCGCGGCTACAATTACACGCGGTTCAGCATCGGATTTACGCTCGGTTCGCTGTTTTACAGCCAGCGTTACTGGATCAATAACCCGAGCTATTACCGTCTTCCGCCCGCTTATGGGGGGTACCGCTGGGTCCGCTATTATGACGATGCGCTGCTCGTCGATACCTATAGCGGCGAGGTGGTCGACGTCATCTACGATTTTTTCTGGTAA
- a CDS encoding ribose-phosphate pyrophosphokinase, whose amino-acid sequence MAAKDEGLGGAATAADAGALGDAPRIRAILTDAARAGRSVSYSELLGDLGFRFTRPKMRAVCKTLAEVDRLCAMDGEPDLAVLVVRESDRLPGQGWWVGGTALLLGYDGPWEGAAAARFIREQQQAVFDYWKSR is encoded by the coding sequence ATGGCCGCCAAAGACGAAGGCCTAGGCGGTGCAGCCACCGCCGCCGACGCAGGCGCGCTGGGCGATGCACCGCGTATCCGCGCGATCCTGACCGACGCGGCGCGCGCGGGGCGCAGCGTGAGCTATTCCGAACTGCTTGGCGATCTGGGATTCCGCTTTACGCGGCCAAAGATGCGCGCCGTGTGCAAGACGCTGGCCGAAGTCGACAGGCTCTGCGCGATGGACGGCGAGCCTGACCTTGCCGTGCTGGTGGTGCGCGAAAGCGACCGGCTGCCGGGGCAGGGGTGGTGGGTCGGCGGCACGGCGCTGCTGCTCGGTTATGACGGGCCGTGGGAAGGCGCGGCCGCGGCGCGATTCATCCGCGAACAGCAGCAGGCGGTGTTCGATTATTGGAAGAGCCGCTGA
- a CDS encoding DUF1295 domain-containing protein: MTRIDDNPPGLVARGVRRLLLLLYRMRGWKAVGAVPEPRRFIIIAAPHTSNWDFVNFLGLTADLKVRPYFMAKLSLFRWPIGGFIRQMGGVPVDRRGGGDVVTQMIDEFARRREFMLTVAPEGTRGKTAKWRTGFYQIALGAKVPLVVGLMDYGTKTGGLGPLIWPTGDFRADMQKVFEVYKSCIPKIPERAVRSIHDIVGVDEKGNGRHEPRALASGGQFCRASGGNPAAVGVCDDDPRCVLHRRLLGCGMVLLAWGMAWQAGIDGVHAKLLLGLTSLWGLRLAIHLALRWVREGEDPRYRKILATTMEARRWSWGKTALLTVFLTQAPLLFITCLPAQLGIWASAGGGVGILGWLGAAAALAGIAFESIGDAQLHAFRQNPANKGRVLDTGLWRYTRHPNYFGDALTWWGIWIVVLDIGWQPALASVIGPVFLTFTLTKWSGKALLEKGLHKTRPDYAAYVERTSGFLPWPPKTKA, translated from the coding sequence GTGACAAGGATCGACGACAATCCGCCGGGGCTGGTGGCGCGCGGTGTGCGCCGCCTGTTGCTGCTGCTTTACCGGATGCGCGGATGGAAGGCGGTCGGGGCCGTGCCCGAACCGCGGCGCTTCATCATCATCGCCGCGCCGCACACGAGCAATTGGGATTTTGTCAATTTCCTGGGGCTGACCGCGGACCTGAAAGTCCGACCCTATTTCATGGCGAAGCTGTCGCTGTTCCGCTGGCCGATCGGCGGCTTTATCCGCCAGATGGGCGGGGTACCGGTCGACCGGCGTGGCGGCGGTGATGTCGTCACGCAGATGATCGATGAGTTTGCGCGGCGCAGGGAATTTATGCTGACTGTCGCGCCCGAGGGGACGCGCGGCAAAACGGCGAAATGGCGTACCGGATTTTATCAGATCGCGCTGGGCGCCAAGGTGCCCCTGGTCGTCGGGCTGATGGATTATGGCACAAAGACGGGCGGCCTGGGGCCGCTGATCTGGCCGACGGGCGATTTTCGCGCCGACATGCAAAAGGTGTTCGAGGTTTATAAAAGCTGTATTCCCAAAATTCCCGAGCGTGCGGTGCGCTCGATCCACGACATCGTCGGGGTCGACGAAAAAGGAAACGGGCGGCATGAGCCACGCGCTTTGGCTTCTGGCGGTCAATTTTGCCGGGCTTCTGGCGGTAATCCTGCTGCTGTGGGCGTTTGCGATGACGATCCGCGATGTGTCCTTCATCGACGCCTTCTGGGGTGCGGCATGGTGCTGCTCGCTTGGGGGATGGCGTGGCAGGCAGGGATCGACGGCGTACATGCGAAACTGCTGCTCGGCCTGACGTCGCTCTGGGGGCTGCGGCTGGCGATCCACCTCGCGCTCCGCTGGGTGCGCGAGGGCGAAGATCCGCGTTATCGCAAGATACTCGCGACAACGATGGAGGCGCGGCGCTGGAGTTGGGGCAAGACCGCGCTGCTCACCGTGTTCCTGACGCAGGCGCCGCTGCTGTTCATCACCTGCCTGCCCGCGCAACTCGGCATCTGGGCGAGCGCGGGCGGGGGCGTGGGTATCCTCGGCTGGCTCGGCGCAGCGGCGGCACTGGCGGGAATCGCGTTCGAGAGTATCGGCGATGCGCAGCTTCACGCCTTTCGCCAGAATCCCGCGAACAAGGGCCGGGTGCTCGACACGGGGCTGTGGCGCTATACGCGTCATCCCAATTATTTCGGCGACGCGCTGACCTGGTGGGGCATCTGGATCGTCGTACTCGACATCGGCTGGCAGCCGGCGTTGGCGAGCGTAATTGGTCCCGTCTTCCTGACCTTCACCCTCACCAAATGGTCGGGCAAGGCGCTGCTCGAAAAGGGGCTGCACAAGACGCGGCCCGACTATGCCGCCTATGTCGAGCGCACGTCGGGATTTCTGCCATGGCCGCCAAAGACGAAGGCCTAG
- a CDS encoding M20/M25/M40 family metallo-hydrolase has product MKSLSALLLSATLFAAPAIAAEAQPRADQLAFREIYKELVETNTTLSAGSCTLAAERMAARLKAAGFADSQLTLFATPEKPKEGGLVAVYPGTSRTAKPILLVAHIDVVEAKREDWERDPFIMVEENGYFYGRGTADDKAQAAVWVDTLIRFQQEGYKPKRTVKMALTCGEETNGAFNGVEWLAANRRDLIDAEFALNEGGGGDSDGKGKVLGQSVQVGEKTFANFRLETRNPGGHSSAPVPDNAIYQLAAALMKIQSHQFPVEMTDTTRRFFAEAGPVRGDETGKAMVALAKNPADKAAEAIVNKDPFLHSNLRTTCVATLLDGGHAPNALPQRAGANINCRIFPGHSIESIRDELAKIIGDPGVTITQLPPKRPAPPAPPLDPKIIGPMQTLVDKYWPGLKVIPSMANGYTDATFLGAVGIPTYGIPGMWGDPDGNGAHGVNERMEVRSVYVGRDYMFDLVKAYADKP; this is encoded by the coding sequence ATGAAGTCACTATCCGCGCTGCTGTTGTCCGCCACGCTGTTCGCCGCGCCGGCGATCGCCGCCGAGGCGCAGCCACGCGCCGATCAGCTCGCCTTCCGCGAAATCTACAAGGAGCTGGTCGAAACCAACACGACGCTTTCGGCGGGCAGCTGCACGCTGGCCGCCGAACGCATGGCCGCGCGGCTGAAAGCGGCGGGCTTTGCGGATAGCCAGCTCACGCTTTTTGCGACTCCGGAAAAACCGAAGGAAGGCGGCCTCGTCGCCGTCTATCCGGGCACATCCAGGACCGCAAAGCCGATCCTGCTCGTCGCGCACATCGACGTCGTCGAGGCGAAGCGCGAGGATTGGGAGCGCGACCCGTTCATAATGGTTGAGGAAAACGGCTATTTCTATGGCCGCGGCACCGCCGACGACAAGGCGCAGGCGGCGGTATGGGTCGATACGTTGATCCGCTTTCAGCAAGAAGGCTATAAGCCGAAGCGCACCGTGAAGATGGCACTGACGTGCGGCGAGGAAACGAACGGCGCGTTCAACGGCGTCGAATGGCTCGCCGCGAACCGGCGCGACCTGATCGACGCCGAATTCGCGCTGAACGAAGGCGGCGGTGGCGACAGCGACGGCAAAGGCAAGGTGCTCGGCCAATCGGTGCAGGTCGGCGAAAAGACCTTCGCCAATTTCCGTTTAGAAACGCGCAATCCCGGCGGTCACAGCTCGGCGCCGGTGCCCGATAATGCGATTTACCAGCTCGCTGCCGCGCTGATGAAAATCCAGAGCCATCAATTCCCGGTCGAGATGACCGACACGACGCGCCGCTTCTTTGCCGAGGCGGGCCCGGTGCGCGGCGACGAAACCGGCAAGGCGATGGTCGCGCTCGCCAAAAACCCCGCCGACAAGGCGGCCGAGGCGATCGTCAACAAGGACCCGTTCCTGCACAGCAATTTGCGCACGACCTGCGTCGCGACGCTGCTCGACGGCGGTCACGCCCCGAACGCGCTGCCGCAGCGCGCGGGCGCGAACATCAATTGCCGCATCTTTCCGGGTCATAGCATCGAATCGATCAGGGACGAACTTGCGAAGATCATCGGCGATCCCGGCGTCACCATCACCCAGCTGCCGCCCAAGCGTCCCGCGCCGCCGGCGCCACCGCTCGACCCGAAGATCATCGGACCGATGCAGACGCTCGTCGACAAATATTGGCCGGGGCTGAAGGTGATTCCGTCGATGGCGAACGGATATACCGACGCGACATTCCTCGGCGCGGTCGGCATCCCGACCTACGGCATTCCCGGCATGTGGGGCGACCCCGACGGCAACGGCGCGCACGGCGTCAACGAACGGATGGAGGTGCGCTCCGTTTATGTTGGACGCGACTATATGTTCGATCTGGTGAAGGCTTACGCCGACAAGCCTTGA
- a CDS encoding ferredoxin--NADP reductase, giving the protein MSDRIAAAAKLAPSASLTVEEVRSVRHWNDHLFSFTITRPPSFRFRSGEFVMIGLPGEGRPLLRAYSIASPAYADELEFLSIKVPDGPLTSRLQKIQPGDPVYLGRKPTGTLVADALLPGQRLFLLSTGTGLAPFLSLVRDPDIYERFSQIQLVHCVRQVNDLAFRDALESQLAGDPLVQDQALLQFHYLPTVTREPFRTAGRIDALIDGGRLFGHPLTGPAHFDPATDRVMMCGSMAMIRDLEVRFEALGFEEGSNAAPGDFVIERAFVG; this is encoded by the coding sequence ATGAGTGACCGTATTGCCGCCGCCGCCAAGCTGGCCCCCTCCGCCTCGTTGACCGTCGAGGAGGTGCGTTCGGTGCGCCACTGGAACGACCATCTGTTCAGCTTCACGATCACGCGGCCGCCGAGTTTCCGCTTCCGGTCGGGCGAGTTTGTGATGATCGGGCTGCCGGGCGAGGGACGGCCGCTGCTGCGCGCTTATTCGATCGCGAGTCCTGCTTATGCGGATGAGCTGGAATTTCTGTCGATCAAGGTGCCCGATGGGCCGTTGACCTCGCGGCTTCAGAAAATCCAGCCGGGCGATCCGGTTTACCTTGGGCGCAAACCGACGGGGACGCTGGTCGCCGACGCGCTGTTGCCGGGGCAACGCCTGTTCCTGCTGTCGACGGGCACAGGGCTTGCGCCTTTCCTGAGCCTGGTGCGCGATCCCGACATTTACGAGCGGTTCAGTCAGATCCAGCTTGTCCATTGCGTCCGACAGGTCAATGATCTCGCGTTCCGCGACGCGCTGGAAAGCCAGCTTGCGGGCGACCCGCTGGTGCAGGATCAGGCGCTGCTGCAATTCCACTATCTGCCGACGGTGACGCGCGAGCCGTTCCGCACCGCGGGGCGTATCGATGCCCTGATCGACGGCGGGCGGCTGTTCGGCCATCCGCTGACCGGCCCCGCGCATTTCGATCCGGCGACCGACCGCGTCATGATGTGCGGCAGCATGGCGATGATCCGCGACCTCGAAGTGCGGTTCGAGGCGCTGGGTTTCGAGGAAGGATCGAACGCGGCGCCAGGCGATTTTGTGATCGAGCGCGCGTTCGTGGGTTAG
- a CDS encoding sensor histidine kinase — translation MIAIAALWISVLLIGGGFALDRVLTSAITRNFDSSLEYVLIAMIRSSEIGPDGEVRLIEPLGDQRFLEPYSGLYWQISGGEQEPYRSRSLWERTLKAPTPHIDDQIHTYDSNQFPDEELRVLERNVILPGSRTSWRYQIAQSREALDVQVGAVRRTLIPSLALLGLGLIIMAALQTFYGLWPLRDIRRAIAAMRGGQNRRVDAPLPLEVQPMVDELNALLAHNEKQAEEARLHAGNLAHALKTPLTVLVNSATSSDSELANTVRREAATMQRQVDHHLARARAVGRRGAAQARAVVWDSVQSVLRAVAALYPDARLDAAGDRTVVAKVERQDLDELVGNLLENAAKYGGGSVFVTIGRDGNMAEIIVEDDGAGISPEDRTRIFDRGVRLDSGKPGTGLGLAIVRDVAEIYGGSIALEESEDLGGVLVRLRLPAG, via the coding sequence ATGATCGCCATCGCCGCGCTGTGGATTTCGGTGCTGCTGATCGGCGGCGGTTTTGCGCTCGACCGCGTGCTGACGAGCGCGATCACGCGCAATTTCGATTCGAGCCTTGAATATGTGCTGATCGCGATGATCCGCTCGTCGGAGATCGGCCCCGACGGCGAGGTGCGGCTGATCGAACCGCTTGGCGATCAGCGTTTTCTGGAACCCTATAGCGGCCTGTATTGGCAGATCAGCGGCGGTGAGCAGGAACCCTATCGTTCGCGATCGCTCTGGGAGCGCACGCTGAAGGCGCCGACGCCGCACATTGACGATCAGATTCATACCTATGACAGCAATCAGTTTCCCGACGAAGAGTTGCGCGTCCTTGAACGCAACGTGATCCTGCCGGGGAGCCGGACCAGTTGGCGCTACCAGATTGCGCAGTCGCGCGAGGCGCTGGACGTGCAGGTGGGCGCCGTGCGCCGGACCCTGATCCCCAGTCTCGCGCTGCTGGGCCTCGGTCTCATCATCATGGCTGCGCTCCAGACTTTTTACGGCCTTTGGCCGCTGCGCGACATCCGGCGCGCGATCGCGGCGATGCGCGGCGGGCAGAACCGCCGCGTCGATGCGCCGCTGCCGCTGGAAGTGCAGCCGATGGTCGATGAGCTCAACGCGCTGCTCGCGCATAACGAGAAACAGGCGGAGGAGGCGCGGCTCCACGCGGGCAATCTCGCGCACGCGCTCAAAACTCCGCTGACCGTGCTGGTCAACAGCGCGACCAGTTCGGATTCAGAACTGGCGAACACGGTGCGGCGCGAGGCAGCGACGATGCAGCGGCAGGTCGATCATCATCTTGCGCGCGCGCGCGCTGTCGGGCGGCGCGGCGCGGCGCAGGCGCGCGCGGTGGTGTGGGACAGCGTGCAGAGCGTGTTGCGCGCGGTTGCCGCGCTCTATCCCGACGCGCGGCTCGATGCCGCGGGCGACCGGACGGTGGTTGCGAAAGTCGAGCGGCAGGATCTGGACGAGCTGGTCGGCAATCTCCTCGAAAATGCCGCAAAATATGGTGGAGGCAGCGTCTTCGTCACGATCGGCCGCGACGGCAATATGGCGGAAATCATTGTCGAGGATGACGGGGCGGGTATTTCACCCGAGGATCGTACGCGCATTTTTGATCGCGGCGTGCGGCTCGACAGCGGCAAGCCGGGGACCGGCCTCGGCCTCGCGATCGTCCGCGATGTGGCCGAAATCTATGGCGGCAGCATCGCGCTCGAAGAGAGCGAGGATTTGGGAGGAGTGCTGGTAAGGTTGCGGTTGCCAGCAGGGTAG
- a CDS encoding response regulator transcription factor, which produces MRILIVEDEPTLGPQLKATLEGAGYAVDLATDGEDGHFLGSTETYDAAILDLGLPEIDGLTVLDRWRREKRNFPVLVLTARDSWSDKVAGLDAGADDYLAKPFQTEELIARLRALIRRASGNASSELTAGDVRLDTRSGRVTLAGEPVKLTAQEYKLLSYLLHHKGKVVSRTELIEHIYDQDFDRDSNTIEVFVTRIRKKLGADIITTIRGLGYQLDDPQG; this is translated from the coding sequence ATGCGGATTTTGATTGTCGAAGACGAACCCACGCTGGGTCCGCAGCTCAAAGCGACGCTGGAGGGAGCGGGTTATGCGGTCGACCTTGCGACCGATGGCGAGGACGGGCATTTCCTCGGCTCGACCGAAACCTATGACGCCGCGATCCTTGACCTCGGCCTGCCCGAAATCGACGGGCTGACCGTGCTCGATCGCTGGCGGCGCGAAAAGCGCAATTTTCCTGTGCTCGTGCTGACGGCGCGCGACAGTTGGTCGGACAAGGTGGCGGGGCTCGACGCGGGCGCCGACGATTATCTGGCCAAGCCGTTCCAGACCGAGGAATTGATTGCGCGCCTGCGCGCGCTGATCCGCCGCGCGTCGGGCAATGCGTCGAGCGAGCTGACCGCGGGCGACGTCCGCCTCGATACGCGCTCGGGACGCGTTACGCTCGCCGGCGAGCCGGTGAAGCTGACCGCGCAGGAATATAAGCTCCTGTCATACCTGCTCCATCACAAGGGCAAGGTCGTGTCGCGCACCGAGCTGATCGAACATATTTACGACCAGGATTTCGATCGCGATTCGAACACGATCGAGGTGTTCGTGACGCGCATCCGCAAAAAGCTGGGCGCCGACATCATCACCACGATCCGCGGTCTTGGTTATCAGCTCGACGATCCGCAAGGCTGA
- a CDS encoding HU family DNA-binding protein: MNKQDLIAAVADSSGLTKGDASKAVEAVFDAITGSLKKGGEVRLVGFGTFAVSKRKASTGRNPRTGETMTIAASNQPKFKAGKALKDAVN, translated from the coding sequence ATGAACAAACAAGACCTGATCGCCGCCGTCGCCGATTCGAGCGGCCTGACCAAGGGTGATGCCAGCAAGGCCGTGGAAGCCGTCTTCGACGCGATCACGGGCTCGCTCAAGAAGGGCGGCGAAGTCCGTCTCGTTGGCTTCGGCACCTTTGCCGTCAGCAAGCGCAAGGCGTCGACCGGTCGCAACCCGCGCACTGGCGAAACGATGACCATCGCGGCGTCGAACCAGCCGAAGTTCAAGGCCGGCAAGGCCCTTAAGGACGCCGTCAACTAA
- the lon gene encoding endopeptidase La — MTQSYPLLPLRDIVVFPHMIVPLFVGRDRSVAALEAAMEAGKEIFLVAQLDPGEDDPQRDDLYDVGVIATVLQLLKLPDGTVRVLVEGKERAKLLALTDEDKAVMASVKPIADTVDDSVDTAALMRSVVDQFESYAKLNKKMPAETAVQLSQIDDASRLADSVAGNLNIKVAEKQALLVEDAPSKRLEMVFAFMEGELGVLQVEKKIRGRVKRQMEKSQREYYLNEQLKAIQRELGNDNGEGGDDLAELQLKIDSLKMSKEAKAKANAELKKLRAMAPMSAEATVVRNYLDTLIGLPWGKKSKLKKDIAKAQAVLDDDHYALEKVKDRIVEYLAVQARTNKLKGPILCLVGPPGVGKTSLGRSIAKATGREFVRQSLGGVRDEAEIRGHRRTYIGSLPGKIVTNLKKAGAMNPLFLLDEIDKLGQDFRGDPASALLEVLDPEQNAKFQDHYLEIDVDLSDIMFVTTANSLNLPQPLLDRMEIIRLEGYTEDEKVEIAKRHLIAKQVEAHGLKDGEFELTEDGLRDLIRYYTREAGVRTLEREIARLARKALRKILEGQAESVIITPENLAEFSGVRKFRHGVSDREDQVGAVTGLAWTEVGGELLTIEAVTASGKGQVRTTGKLGEVMTESVQAALSFVKARAPAYGIKPSLFARKDIHIHLPEGAVPKDGPSAGVGMVTAMVSTLTGIAVRKDVAMTGEVTLRGRVLAIGGLKEKLLAALRGGITTVFIPEENEKDLVEIPSNITGKLKIIPVSHVDQVLAEALVSPVEPIEWTEADELAASPPIGTGGDHETAIRH; from the coding sequence ATGACGCAATCCTATCCCCTTTTGCCGCTGCGCGACATTGTCGTTTTCCCGCATATGATCGTGCCGCTGTTCGTCGGACGTGACCGTTCGGTTGCCGCGCTTGAAGCGGCGATGGAAGCGGGCAAGGAAATTTTTCTCGTCGCGCAACTCGATCCCGGCGAGGACGATCCGCAGCGCGATGACCTGTATGACGTCGGTGTGATTGCGACAGTGCTTCAGCTGCTGAAGCTGCCCGACGGTACGGTGCGCGTGCTTGTCGAAGGCAAGGAGCGGGCGAAGCTTTTGGCGCTCACCGATGAAGACAAGGCGGTGATGGCGAGCGTCAAGCCGATCGCCGATACGGTCGACGACAGTGTCGATACCGCCGCGCTGATGCGATCAGTCGTCGATCAGTTCGAAAGCTACGCCAAGCTTAACAAGAAGATGCCCGCCGAAACCGCGGTGCAGCTGTCGCAGATCGACGACGCCTCGCGCCTCGCCGACTCGGTCGCGGGCAATCTCAACATCAAGGTCGCCGAAAAGCAGGCGCTGCTCGTCGAGGATGCTCCGTCGAAGCGTCTCGAAATGGTGTTCGCTTTCATGGAGGGCGAACTCGGCGTATTGCAGGTCGAAAAGAAGATCCGCGGCCGCGTGAAGCGCCAGATGGAAAAGAGCCAGCGCGAATATTACCTCAATGAACAGCTGAAAGCGATTCAGCGCGAGCTCGGCAACGACAATGGCGAAGGCGGCGACGACCTGGCCGAACTGCAGCTCAAGATCGACAGCCTCAAAATGTCGAAGGAAGCCAAGGCTAAGGCGAATGCCGAGCTGAAAAAGCTGCGCGCGATGGCTCCTATGTCGGCCGAGGCAACGGTTGTGCGCAACTATCTCGACACGCTCATCGGCCTGCCGTGGGGCAAGAAATCGAAGCTGAAGAAGGATATTGCGAAGGCGCAGGCCGTCCTCGACGACGACCATTATGCGCTGGAAAAGGTCAAGGACCGGATCGTCGAATATCTCGCCGTCCAGGCGCGCACCAACAAGCTCAAAGGCCCGATCCTGTGCCTCGTCGGCCCTCCGGGCGTCGGGAAGACGTCGCTCGGCCGCAGCATCGCCAAGGCGACGGGACGCGAGTTCGTGCGCCAGTCGCTCGGCGGCGTGCGCGACGAGGCCGAAATTCGCGGCCATCGCCGCACTTATATCGGCTCGCTGCCTGGCAAAATCGTGACGAACCTGAAAAAGGCCGGCGCGATGAACCCGTTGTTCCTGCTCGACGAGATCGACAAGCTGGGCCAGGATTTCCGCGGCGATCCGGCGTCGGCGCTGCTTGAGGTGCTCGATCCCGAACAGAATGCGAAGTTCCAGGACCATTATCTGGAGATCGACGTCGATCTTTCAGACATCATGTTCGTGACGACGGCGAACTCGCTCAACCTTCCGCAGCCGTTGCTCGACCGCATGGAGATCATCCGGCTCGAGGGCTATACCGAGGATGAGAAGGTCGAGATCGCCAAGCGTCACCTGATCGCCAAGCAGGTCGAGGCGCATGGCCTGAAGGACGGCGAGTTCGAGCTGACCGAAGACGGTTTGCGCGACCTCATCCGCTATTATACGCGTGAGGCCGGCGTCCGCACGCTCGAGCGCGAGATTGCGCGTCTGGCGCGCAAGGCGCTGCGCAAGATCCTCGAGGGCCAGGCGGAAAGTGTGATCATCACGCCCGAAAATCTGGCCGAATTTTCCGGTGTCCGGAAATTCCGCCACGGTGTGTCGGATCGTGAGGATCAGGTCGGCGCGGTTACCGGCCTTGCCTGGACCGAGGTCGGCGGTGAATTGCTGACGATCGAGGCGGTGACCGCGTCGGGCAAGGGTCAGGTCAGGACGACCGGCAAGCTCGGCGAGGTGATGACCGAGTCGGTGCAGGCCGCGCTGTCGTTCGTGAAGGCGCGCGCGCCGGCCTACGGCATCAAGCCCAGCCTGTTCGCGCGCAAGGACATTCACATCCACCTGCCCGAAGGCGCAGTTCCGAAGGATGGCCCGTCGGCGGGTGTCGGCATGGTCACGGCGATGGTGTCGACGCTGACGGGTATTGCGGTGCGCAAGGATGTCGCGATGACCGGCGAAGTCACGCTGCGCGGCCGCGTGCTCGCGATCGGGGGCCTCAAGGAGAAGCTGCTCGCGGCGCTGCGCGGCGGGATCACTACGGTTTTCATTCCCGAAGAGAATGAAAAGGACCTGGTCGAAATCCCGTCGAACATCACCGGCAAGCTGAAGATCATTCCGGTCAGTCATGTCGACCAAGTGCTTGCCGAGGCGCTGGTTTCGCCGGTCGAGCCGATCGAATGGACCGAGGCTGACGAACTCGCCGCCTCGCCGCCGATCGGCACCGGCGGCGATCACGAAACGGCGATTCGCCACTGA
- a CDS encoding YbaB/EbfC family nucleoid-associated protein codes for MKSIEEMMKAAQEAAATVQAQMQEAQAKLDSVEVEGVSGGGLVKIKATAKGRIKAIHIDDSLIVPADKQMLEDLLAAAFNDAREKADAASNEEMGKMTSGLPLPPGFKLPF; via the coding sequence ATGAAATCGATCGAAGAAATGATGAAGGCGGCGCAGGAAGCCGCCGCCACCGTGCAGGCGCAGATGCAGGAGGCGCAGGCGAAGCTCGACAGCGTCGAGGTAGAAGGCGTATCGGGCGGCGGTCTTGTGAAGATCAAGGCGACGGCCAAGGGCCGGATCAAAGCGATTCACATCGACGACAGCCTGATCGTCCCCGCCGACAAGCAGATGCTCGAAGATCTGCTCGCCGCCGCCTTCAACGACGCGCGCGAAAAGGCCGACGCGGCAAGCAACGAAGAAATGGGCAAAATGACGAGCGGCTTGCCGTTGCCACCGGGCTTTAAGCTGCCGTTTTGA